AATCTGGGCTTCTCTGGTCACAGGGCATGACTGCGAGGTGacagagggcaggagcagggggtgACAAGGGCATGTTGCAGCTCTGTGAAGTGTGTGTTGTCCCTGTCCAGGTTTACATCTCGGAGATCTCCCACCCGGGGGTCAGGGGGATGCTGGGTGCCTGTCCCCAGatcatggcagtgctgggctccctCGTCCTGTATGCGCTGGGCAAGTATCTCCATGGTGTCCAGGAGACTGTGGGGAGGGGGAGTTTAAAATAAACAACCTTCTCAGCAAGGTGAGGGCTTGTTCCCCTTGTACCCACCACCACAGCTGTGCTGAGGGGGCTGGACAGGGTCATTCATGCCCCTTGCCcgggtgtgtgtgtgctctgagGGATGAATCCATAGCCCACATGGACCTGTGGCCATTGCTGTGCCTGCAGATCCAGGTCCTGATGAGGTTTTGCCGTGAAGGGCAGCACACAATGATACCCATGTGCATCACCTGCCAGCACATGCTCTGGTTTCTGCAGGATCTTGCTGGATACTCTCAGATTTACTGGAATTTCCCTACATCATActgctggaaatgctgctgtaaCAGGAGAGaatacatttgaaatattttttattattatgtcTATTTTTCCTGCTAGgtttattaaattaaatcacTGGGGTGCCCAGGTGGAGGCAAGGCCAGGACACCCATCCCTGAGTGTTTTCCCCCTaactgtgctgctctggcagggCTGGTCCTGGACTGGCGCTGGCTGGCCGTGGCTGGGGAGGTGCCAGTGCTTGCCATgatcctcctgctctgcttcatGCCCAACTCGCCCCGGTTCCTGCTCTCCCAGGGCAAGGAGGAGGAGgccctgggctccctgtgctggctgcGGGGTGAGGACACAGATTATGCCCGGGAGCACGAGCAAATCAAGGACAGTGTGAGGAAGCAGGTGAGGAAGCTCAGCACGGGGAGATATAACATGAGAACTCCAAAATCCATCCCCTGGGCAACTCCTGAGCCACCCTTTGAGTGCCAGGTGGTTCCCAGAGGTGTTCTCACTTTGTGTTTCCTTCGTCCCCTCCAGAGCCGTCGGGTTTCCTGTGCTGAGCTCAAGGATCCCTTCCTTTACAAACCCATCCTGATCGCAGGGGGAatgaggttcctgcagcagctctcgGGGGTCACCTGCATCCTCGTGTACCTGCAGCCAATATTCAAGAAAACATCTGTCATCCTGGTGAGCCTTGTGgttcagctcctgcctgggTCTTCAGTGAAGGTTGTCCAGTGCTCCCATTTCCCTACAGACATAAAACCgtatttttaaaaggatctGGCCTGCAAAAGCTGAGGGAGGATGGGGAGCAGGACTGACCCCGCtgtctccctgctcctcctctgagCTGCAGGCTCATCATCTCCTGTCTGCTACTGGGAGAACAGCCTTGGCCAagtcagcagcagctgtaggaacctgccccttcccccagctcagcttccccatgggtttttttcagaaaccaGAGTATGATGCAGCTCTGGTTGGCCTGGTACGTCTGTCCGCGGTGGCCATCGCTGCTGTGTCGATGGACAAAGCTGGGAGGAAGATTCTCCTTTTTGTATCAGGTATGGCTCTCTCCACTTCTCCCCCTCTCTTCCCAAGGGAAGCTCTTACTGAAGGATTTTCAGGAGCTCTGCAAGTGTTCAGGAGTGGAAATTTCAGCCCTACAGTCCTCAGGAAGGGAGGCAGGGACGTCTCTTTCCCTTGGTGGTGGTTCAGCTCCTCAGCAGGGCATGCCCAGGAGCCTGGCATGGAGAGGATCACTCACCCACCACTCTCACTGTGCTGTTGCCTCTCTCCACAGCTGGTGTCATGTTGGCCTCTAACCTGACCATGGGGCTCTACATCCACTTTGTGCCAGCTTCTCACAATGGCACCGTGGCCAACACAACCCTGGAGAGCTCTGCCAACCTCCCTGCTGGGCCAACAAACTACATCACCCTCATCCCCCTCCTGGCAACCATGTTCTTCATCATGGGTGGGTGCAGAGGGCACAGGACTGGCCACCGGCCAGGGGAGGGTGTATCTCATCCAAAGGAGGGTGATGCGGAGCAAGGAGATTGGGTTTGGAGCTGGAAGGAGAGCAGATATCCCTGGAAGAGCAAGAAAAGTGGCATCTGCAGTCACTTTGAGGAATGACACAAATGGGAGGGATAGCGATTCCTGGGGTTGCAGGGTAggattgctcagggctcttctgCACTCCTCAGTGACCTTCAAAGCCTGaccccctctccctcctcccctgcagGTTATGCCATGGGCTGGGGCCCCATCACTTGGCTGCTGATGTCGGAGATCCTCCCTCTCAAAGCCCGAGGGGTAGCCTCAGGTCTCTGTGTGGTCGTGAGCTGGTTGACAGCCTTCACCCTGACCCAGTTCTTCCTCCCAGTCGTGGTGGGTACTGCTGGGGGGTGTCCAGCAGCCCCTCCTCAGCCCCTCTCTGCACCAGCTCACGCTGGTTTCTGTCCCACTTTCCAGAACGCCTTCGGCCTCGAGGTGCCCTTCCTGTTCTTCGCTGTCATCAGCGCCGGGAACATCTTATTCACAGGCTGCTGTGTCCCTGAAACCAAAGGCAGGTCCCTGGAGCAGATCGAGGCCTTTTTCAGGACTGGCCGGAGGTCATTCCTGAGGTAGGAGCTGCCCTTGCCCAGGCTGGAGGGcaaacccctgtgctgctggaaatggAGGCTGGAGCTCTCCATGGGAGAGGAAGGGGCAGCAATGATCATCTTGCCCTGCCTGTAGAAGTTGCCAGCTGGAACTTTACCTTCTCTTCCTGTCACCCAACACTACCTGTTGCTCTCTGCACAACCTGTCAGTCCTTGGGATGTCAAACCAGGACCAGGTTGGTGTTCTGGAAGAATAAGGGTGTGGCTGTGGACAGGACACCATGGTCATCCTTAGCTCAGCAGCCTGAGAGTCTGAGGGTTTGGCTGGAGCTGAATTTACAGCTGGAGCCATTCTGGCAAAATCTCATCATGTAGCTGCAAGAATAAAACAGTTTTGCCTCCAACTGCAAGACATTGCCTTGATttgcagagaagggaaggatgggagaggcagagcaggactgTGACATGGGCACCACAGCAGCCTGCAGCTTCCCAGAGGAGTCTCAGGCATTCAAGAACTGTGAAAGAGGCAGAGCCAGGTCTTTTGTATAAAAAGCTGCCACATTTTATTGCTCTAAAAACACACATTACACTAGAAGCCTAATGAACAAGACCAAATACAGTTCACAAAGAAAACCCAGGACAAAAGAATGGGAACAGACAAACATTCAGCTGTAGTGCAAGTGATTCCCTGTGGGAAAGACACAGTGAGTACTGATAACACTTTGTGCTGGGGTGGGTCCTTCCCACCATGGGGTTTGACCCACCCACAAAGAGGGGGGTGGATGTGCCTCCACCTCCATCACTTTCAGATTTCAACTGCATAGTTAGTAGCAAAACAGTCTTACCCCTTTCCTGTGTGTCCTgcaaaattaagaattttttataattattttttagagCTAAGCCGAGGTAAAACACAGCTACAGGAGGTGGTTATGGCTGTGAGGAACAAATGGCCTCGCTCAGTCCAACCTGACTCCTCCCGAAAGGGCAGAAGCACAAAGGCTGAGCTGGGACTTGATGTGCC
The nucleotide sequence above comes from Cinclus cinclus chromosome 19, bCinCin1.1, whole genome shotgun sequence. Encoded proteins:
- the SLC2A6 gene encoding solute carrier family 2, facilitated glucose transporter member 6, whose product is MERGDREPLVRKTSSSYRTFPESAARRLDKEYLRSLHNKRLYLAVFAAVLGNFSFGFALVYPSPVIPALEAHPSPALRLDQHTAPWFGSVFTLGAAAGGLSTMLLNDCLGRKLSIMFSALPSALGYALLAGAQGLWMLLLGRVLTGYAGGVTSASIPVYISEISHPGVRGMLGACPQIMAVLGSLVLYALGLVLDWRWLAVAGEVPVLAMILLLCFMPNSPRFLLSQGKEEEALGSLCWLRGEDTDYAREHEQIKDSVRKQSRRVSCAELKDPFLYKPILIAGGMRFLQQLSGVTCILVYLQPIFKKTSVILKPEYDAALVGLVRLSAVAIAAVSMDKAGRKILLFVSAGVMLASNLTMGLYIHFVPASHNGTVANTTLESSANLPAGPTNYITLIPLLATMFFIMGYAMGWGPITWLLMSEILPLKARGVASGLCVVVSWLTAFTLTQFFLPVVNAFGLEVPFLFFAVISAGNILFTGCCVPETKGRSLEQIEAFFRTGRRSFLR